TGACGTGCAAAGCTAACGCAAACCCACCGGCTAATCACTTCAGATGGATCAGGTGTGTGTATCTTCCTTTTGAGTTTTCCTAATTTAACTCTTAAAATTAAAATTGACCCAACAGGCCATAAGCTTTTTTCCAAAaacacttaaagctgaagtaggcaagattggagcaaatatgatttaaaaaaaaatatttttataaaacggtcgctataccCTGACAGTAGTCCATGAAACGGGTaacctgaaagaaatcatgtgcctctgtgtcctctggtgctcctaatggcatatgcgagatttcacagaccagaggaaaacaaccaaacagagctgatctgggatctactgtccatctgctgtttttgagagccggctgtcaatcactcgcaaactccgatcaaacggtcaaactaggcagcgctgatcaaatatgaaccaatattatgttacgttaatgcctatttctcacctcaaacgttttcagaatcatcttgtagtgcagggtttagctgtaaaatgagaaagtttgtgaccccgcatccatgttgaaatctctTGAAGTCAATAAAATTAGACAAtaaacagttgtttttttatattttgttcaaCGCAacttgagcagataaaaaaatgtgcgattattcgcgattaactatggacaatcatgcaattaacaACTTACAGCCCTACAAAATATCtaagtgaaattaaaaaaaaaaaaaaaaacacggacCATTAAGAGTaataaaaaatagtttaaaataataaaataagaatgaTATTAATTATAagccaaattaaataaattcgTTTTTCAGctgtcatttaaaaatgttctcaGAGCCTACATCTCTTATAGCTTTTAGTAGAGTATTCCTTAATTTTTTAGCTTGCTTTATCTAAGGTTTCTGCCCAAAACACTGAGTTGCAGCTTGTGGTTAGCTCAGTAAAcctaaaatgcagtttttaaacTTCTGAAGGCTAAATCGGAGATTAGCAACTGAAGAGTAATGTTAGCATaactttttcaaatattttgaaatatctTTCACTCATTCAAAGCCTTCAAgtcatcatttattatattttccaCATAAAATGTCACATGTGCAAGGTTACATAACAGGATAGTTGTTGTAGGTTTGTGTGTCTAAATGTTTGCGTCTCTTGTGCATCATAGATTGGACAGAGAGATGCCAGAAGGGGTGGAAATAATGAACAGCACTTTGCTCTTCCTGCGTCCCCTCCAGCGGAATGACTCTGGAGTTTACAGGTGTGAGGTTGCCAATGACATCAACCTCCGCAGTCGGGATGTGCGCATTCTAATACAAGGTGAGCTGAGTATACACACCGGAACACAGCTGACTCCTATTGCCTTCTCTTCCCATAGGAAACACTGTGCATGCACTCGCGTCATAGAGGGTATCACTGCCTGTGACATTGTCCTTCAAGCTGAAATGTGACACTGTATCACTCTCACCCATTCTGTACATACTGACAGTCTACCAAGCATTCACCCATGCTAAAGTGTGTTGGCACTGATGATATTTGACCTTTACATTTAGTCTTAATTGCATGCTGATTAGCCCTGATTAACATTAGGTCTCCAGATGTTCATAAGGGGAGTTCCTGGACGAAACAGCTGCAAATATTTAAGGCCTCTTCTGACCACAGTGCGCTGCCCCTGCTCTGTCCTCTTGGCTTGGCATCTAAGTACGTCTCTGTTGTGTTTGATGAGCATGTTCCTCTGGTTTCACAAAAAATCTGTCTTGTCTGTGGAAGCTCTCTTCCTGAATGAAGTTCTgattatgatgtgattttctttcacatctctctcgctccctttctgtatttcttttatttctgcatgtgTCATGCAGTAAGAGGCAAAAGCCTGCAGCCTTACTGTGAGATGATGTCCCAGATTCATAAAACATTAACTAGATCTTTTCAACtcctatttattatttatcatccatatttcattttcctTTGAGAGGACCTGTACGGGTGTGCGCAAGCTTACACATGTTGGTGTGCCCTTCGTTGTATGTGTTGCTGTGGGTGTGCTCACATGTGTCAGTTGACTGCCTCTGCATGGAGTTGTACGATTCACATACTTGGAGGCTACAAACCTTGGGGTTCATGTCATCTCTCAGATGTGAATCTTTTCCTCACATCTGGCCTGGCACTGAGTTTAAAGTGGCAGAGCAATTTTGCAGCACCATTAAAGCTTTTAGACTCAGATTTTTTCCATTACTTTAGCTCCCTCTGATTGTGGCTTGTGGCTTTtggcttttctgtgttttgtgggTATCGCCCCAATCCAGTACATTTTAAGTTTGGTGTTCTAATGATGGCATGTCCTAAATGCATATTCTGAGGTGATTTAAGCAtgcaatatacaaaataatttgcttattcactttttaaaattggTAACAACATAGTCAGGAAATTGCATGAAATTATTTGGTGTGCCTTTCTAAAGGcagttgtgtgttgtgttcagcCTGCATGATTACAAAATTTGAATGTAGTTGAATGAATGCCTCTTTGAGTCATTgtcaacaacaaataaaactgCAATGACTTTCACAAAGGTAATATTAATCATGACTGTTGTGTTGGATTGCATTATAGTGCACAGGAGTTTCTAGTCTTTCGGTCACCCAATGAGTATCTTAATAGAAAtgttgatatataatatataatccaatttactttatttgttgAATTTGTGAAACACATAATATGTGAGTCTTATCACCTATAACTCCATCTGTATATTTTGACCCTAGCATCCTGACCACAAGGTTAAGAAAATCTTGTTTAAGTGGTTTCAGTCACCAATAATcttttatgtgatttttaaTTGGGATTATATACTCTGTCATTTGCAGAAATCAGGGAGTTTATGGGAGTTAGGTACACAGCCAAAAGCTCTTCTGCCAGCAAAGCCAAAAATAAATTGCTCACCTTGCACAAAGCTGTGCTCTTTAACTGTTACGGCTGGTGGTGGTGAAAAACATCCCTGGCCATTGCTACAATACACCTGAAACTGAATTGACATAAAACTAACAGGGTGAGGCAAATATTAAACACTACTATACGGTGTGGTGACAATTTGAAAAACCTTGCCAGGGATGTGGTGCGGTTTCTTGTACTTGGGCTCTTTATTttaactagtgcagtgcccattcAGAGGGTGTGCCCAAATGCTTGGCCTccagaagtgctgcttgcagcgttgtcgagaaCCGCGTTATGGCTGCAtgcacccgccaagtgtgaagttgattagttctcgagatatgcaaagggcagtcatacatacatacacggacagacagagattccttcctttatagttagTTTGTGCTGTTACAGCGTGACCTATTgaccaaatggcaccaaattgtcatagtcactcagacatcatatctacatatgtccaccaaatgtggtcgcaATGTCACAAAGCGatcaggagatatgacattttttgtaatatcaGCCCTTCTTATTTTTGCTATGgcaaaactgtatggaacatCAACAGTCCAAAGAAGTAACTTGGtcggcttggtccagagatgttctttaccaaatttggtgacgattgctcaaaatttgtagGAGTAGTagcaaaaaatctgatttggacaCATTCGAAATGGCGGAAAATCAGTCGAGACGCAAATGGTCGTGGCTTATATGGATAGGTTCGTCTCGACCCACAaaatccagaaaaaaaataattttgtttccAACTATTGACTTACGGTTCAAAAGTTACAGCCCAAAACGTAAAGTTCATTGTTAAAGCTCCACTGTCCGGCCACATTGCACCACATTCGACATGAacagttcttgagatatgcgaaaGTGAAGAAAAGTTTGGTTGTAATGTTATCCAGCATCCATGTGTAGCGTTAGCAGAACATATCCAGGATCCAGCACACAAAGGTAAACTAATGAGCCCCGATCTGCCCGCTGTGGATGACATGCTCATTTAATTCTGCaaagccctgaagccccgcccatAACCAAATTCGAAAAAGCATTCCCtcgggtccccagcaatacaccggCCACGTGTGAAGTAGATTGGATGAGGGGTTGTCTGACACAGAGTTTCTTTGCCTTATAGATGGAAGTGATGTTCAGACCCTGCTCGTGAAAAACGTTCTCAATTGTCCACCATCTAATGTGTCAGCCCATtataccaaatacattttttatgttttacttaCCAATCGTTGTTTAATAATCAAACACTGCACCCACTATGCTATGAGGAATTGGCAATGCAAACCTGAGGCTGCTGCAAGCATACTCCATAGTTTAGTATGTGTGGTAGTTTAGTTGATGTCAAACTATCCCTACTTAGTAAAATGCTGATGTAGTTGGCATTGACATTCTCTGCTTCTGTCTGTTCATCTCTCCCCTCCACACTCTACTCCCCTCTCaccctccttccctccattAGATCCTCCCACCATGCCTTCCACCATTACTGCTCCTGTCCTAACTGGCTCTGCCTCCTCCACATTAGTCGATGATAAGGGGCATGTTCTACTCAGCTCCCCCACACTTGAAGCCCTACCTGAGAGTAATCTTGGTTCCATAGTGGGTGGGGCAGTGGGCGGGGCCTTGTTCCTGCTACTTCTGCTGTCTCTGGTTGGCGTGTGTTACCTACGGAAACAGCAAACTTTCCACGGGAACTACTACACCAAGCAGTACCTGGGCCCCAATGACCTCCAGAAAGCCCCCACGCAGCATGAGCTCCACCCTACCAAGGCTGGCAGCAGCTCCAACCATCAGGACCACGACCGAGAGGAGTGGGGCGACCGCCAGCTCAAACAGGAGCGTGACCGTCGTCACCATAGCAACTACAACGGAGAGGAGTATCCCTCTAATGGCTACACTAGGGCAATGAGGGAGAGCAGTCAACACAGCCATCAGCAGAATCACCACcgtgaacacacacagtattCTAGTCCACGACAGGCCAGATGTGCCACATACCCTCATTCGCCGAAACCACAGGGAAACGGCTCACCCTACCTGTCAGATGACTGCTACGATAGCGGGCCCGAGGGTGACTATGTCTCTCACACAGACGGATCTGTCATCTCACGTAGGGAGTGGTATGTTTGACAAGTTACCTGGTCCTGCAGGAGCAGAGATACGACGGAAATCAGAAGGTTTCATTTATCGAACACTTCTACTAATCTCAATTCTGTAGTTCCCTTGTTTTGTTCAAGCGTCCTGGTCGACACTTGAGACATAATGTTTCTGTTCTTGATGTGGACAGAGTGTGGACTGCACAGCCACTTTGACAGTCAACATCTACATGCCTACAGAAGTCGGCATGTCactagtttgtgtgtgtagagacTAACTAAAGATCATGATGTATGTGCTGTCTCTGCCTTACTACATGGACTGCCAATTAATTTAGTGTTACTAATCTG
This portion of the Sebastes umbrosus isolate fSebUmb1 chromosome 17, fSebUmb1.pri, whole genome shotgun sequence genome encodes:
- the nectin3b gene encoding nectin-3-like protein isoform X1; translation: MFPSYPRSYLGQWGRVALFHLLCSITGVCGSQVVVPQRVNAVLGKNVTLECRVEVGANLTLTQSSWERRLPSGSVTVAVYNPRYGISIPPEFIQRLYFRSPSSHDATIVLGNVGFADVGIYTCKVATFPLGNTQASTTVNVLVEPKVYVSAGSSALIDGGNDTVVATCIAERARPPAEVSWESNLFGQSEVQLFDEANGTTSTQVSYLWQPTRHVQGHTLTCVVRHPALQSDFRIPYQLNVQFAPDISVVGYDGDWFVGRENVQMTCKANANPPANHFRWIRLDREMPEGVEIMNSTLLFLRPLQRNDSGVYRCEVANDINLRSRDVRILIQDPPTMPSTITAPVLTGSASSTLVDDKGHVLLSSPTLEALPESNLGSIVGGAVGGALFLLLLLSLVGVCYLRKQQTFHGNYYTKQYLGPNDLQKAPTQHELHPTKAGSSSNHQDHDREEWGDRQLKQERDRRHHSNYNGEEYPSNGYTRAMRESSQHSHQQNHHREHTQYSSPRQARCATYPHSPKPQGNGSPYLSDDCYDSGPEGDYVSHTDGSVISRREWYV